From the genome of Dehalococcoidia bacterium, one region includes:
- a CDS encoding 3-oxoacyl-[acyl-carrier-protein] synthase III C-terminal domain-containing protein, which translates to MAVGITSYGAYIPLYRMSRDVFYKAWGGAKMPGERAVCNFDEDSVTMAQEAAADCLTGIDPKKVDGLFFATTTQTYMERLGASILAVACDLRDDVRTMDVTDTLRAGTSAFACAADAVAAGSVKNILVTTSDHRMAAPAGDFEMALGDGAAAVLIGSENVIATIEGSYHISDEFSGIWRPEGEQFIRSWEDRMVYDKGYSEILEKGIKGLLKKYDMKTADFAKVVYDTTLEGRRHAQMAKQLKLADEQVQDNLFATVGNIGAAHATMMLVAALEEAKPGDKILWASYNNGVDAFILQVTDAITKLSPRRGVKKHLAAKKMLENNDRYLRWRKIVPLEKARRSEQSPTSLSTLRRDKRIALALYGVKCKACNTPQFSQGGSYGYLTPLRVCVDCQAIDQMEPYKFSGRKAKIFTYTEDNLADSNDPPTTVTVIDWVGGGRGIFDMTDRGGAKLDVGTEVETTFRKLYYDRGVHNYFWKTRPVRC; encoded by the coding sequence TGGGGCGGCGCGAAAATGCCGGGTGAGCGCGCCGTTTGCAACTTCGATGAAGACAGCGTAACAATGGCACAGGAAGCAGCCGCCGACTGTTTGACGGGTATAGACCCCAAGAAAGTCGACGGTTTATTTTTTGCCACCACCACCCAGACGTATATGGAGAGGCTGGGAGCCAGTATTCTGGCCGTAGCCTGCGATTTGCGCGACGACGTGCGCACCATGGACGTCACCGACACGCTCAGGGCGGGCACATCCGCGTTCGCCTGCGCGGCCGACGCGGTCGCGGCGGGATCGGTCAAGAACATCCTGGTCACCACATCGGACCACCGCATGGCGGCACCGGCGGGCGACTTCGAGATGGCGCTGGGTGACGGCGCGGCGGCAGTACTCATCGGCAGCGAGAACGTGATCGCGACGATAGAGGGCAGCTATCATATCTCCGACGAGTTCTCGGGGATATGGCGCCCGGAGGGCGAGCAGTTTATCCGCTCATGGGAAGACCGCATGGTCTACGATAAGGGTTACTCAGAGATCCTGGAGAAGGGGATCAAGGGCCTTCTAAAGAAATACGATATGAAAACCGCCGACTTCGCCAAGGTCGTGTACGATACGACCCTTGAGGGCAGAAGGCACGCTCAGATGGCGAAACAGCTGAAGCTGGCTGACGAGCAGGTTCAGGATAACCTGTTCGCGACCGTCGGCAACATCGGCGCGGCACATGCCACGATGATGCTGGTGGCGGCACTGGAAGAGGCCAAGCCGGGAGACAAGATCCTCTGGGCCAGCTACAACAACGGCGTGGACGCCTTCATACTGCAGGTGACCGACGCGATAACCAAGCTTTCACCGCGGCGCGGCGTGAAGAAACACCTGGCCGCCAAGAAGATGCTCGAAAATAACGACCGCTACCTGCGCTGGCGCAAAATAGTGCCGCTGGAGAAGGCGAGACGCTCCGAGCAGTCGCCGACATCTCTGTCGACATTGAGGCGCGACAAGAGGATCGCCCTCGCGCTGTACGGCGTCAAGTGCAAGGCGTGCAATACCCCGCAGTTCAGCCAGGGCGGAAGCTACGGCTACCTGACCCCGCTCAGGGTCTGCGTGGACTGCCAGGCCATCGACCAGATGGAGCCTTACAAGTTCTCCGGCCGCAAGGCCAAGATATTCACCTACACCGAGGATAACCTCGCGGACAGCAACGATCCGCCCACCACCGTAACGGTCATCGACTGGGTCGGCGGCGGACGCGGCATATTCGATATGACCGACCGCGGCGGCGCGAAGCTGGATGTCGGTACAGAGGTCGAGACGACATTCCGGAAACTCTATTACGACCGCGGCGTGCACAACTACTTCTGGAAGACGCGCCCCGTCAGGTGCTAA